The following DNA comes from Ricinus communis isolate WT05 ecotype wild-type chromosome 10, ASM1957865v1, whole genome shotgun sequence.
gggttCCGCACCTCCCATGCATGGCGGGATGCTCCTCGAGGTCGCGTCGTGCGTGAGGCTAAGAACCTCAGAGGGCATCAGGCATCCGTGGCTCGCGGTGGTGTAATGGCTCAGTACCCGCAGACGCCTCGTGGCGACTCCGTGGCTCATGGCACTTGTCGTGGGATGTAGGTCGCTGTTCGCTATCCTTTCAGCGGGAGCATCTGCGGCTCACGGGTGCTTGCTGAGTCGTGCCTGCTTGACGCCGGAGAGACATCGCTGTGCCTTCTTCGGTGTGATCGCAGCAGCACCTCATGGAGCATCATGTCCAcggaatttattttttttcaagaaaatagaATTGTATCAAAtactaatagaaaaaactaagCTAGCAAGGATGACTTGACTAGATTACGATTAAATTCCTAACTAAAGACAAGCATTGCAAGGATACTCAAATCCTAACTAATTGAGCTTTATATAATGCATATAATCTTATAAATACTTGAAGCACAATATCGACTAGTAAATTAAGTGTTACCACATGATGCTCTTTTCTTGTAGTTGATGATCATGCACGTGCTCGGACAGTTGAATCTCTTGCAGGTTCCTAAAAATAAAGCGagaaaatactttaatttgaaaactaaaatagtaaaaatagaaaatatgtaatatacaagtgttaaatttattgtctatagctagacattgacaaaagttattttaaattggaGGTGCTTCCATGCACTCCACTTCATGTCCATAGGTCTTCCCTTCATAGTATGGCTTTAAGCAATGgccattaactttgaattgTTCTTGGGTCTTAATGTTACGTAATTCCACCGCACCATGATTGAAAACCGTTATTACTTCAAAGGGTCCGTTCCATCTGGATCTAAGCTTTCCTGGAAAAAGTTTAAAGCgtgagttaaataataatactttcaTTCCAGGGACAAAAGATTTACGAAGTAAACTCTTATCATGCTGCTTCTTGGTTCTTTCTTTGTATAGCTTGGTATTCTCATATGTCTCACTACGCATTTCTTCTAACTCATTTAGATGCAACAAACGCTCTTCACCTGCTTTAGTTAAGTCCATATTAAACTCCTTAGTAGCTCAATATGCTTTATGTTCTAATTTGACCTGTAAATGGCACGCTTTGCCGTATACTAATCTATAAGGACTCATTCCAATCGGTGTTTTATAAGCCGTTCGATATGCCTACAAGGCATTATTCAAGTGCATAGCCCAATCTTTTCTAGATGGGCGCACTGATTTCTTGAGTATTGACTTAATTTATCTATTGCTCACTTCCACTTGTCCCGatgtttgtgggtgataaggtGTTGCAACTCTATGGGTTACTCCATATTTCTTTAGTAAGGCGCTAAATGCCTTGTTGCAAAAATGTGTTCCCCTGTCACTAATGATTGCTCTAGGTGTTCCAAAtctactaaaaatattatcttttacgAATTTGCATACTATCTTAGCGTCATTAGTTCGTGTAGCTATTGGTTCTACCCATTTAGACACAtaatcaacaacaacaagtaTATACTCCTAACCATGAGAAGGTGGAAATGGCCCTATAAAATTGATACCCCATACATCAAATAGTTCCACCACCAGATTAAAAGTCTGAGGCATTTCAGTTTGTTTGCTTATACTTCCACTTCTTTGGCATTTATCACATTTAGCACAAAATATATGAGCATCTTTAAATAACGAAGGCTAGAAGAAACCTGATTGCAGAACCTTgtaggctgttttcttaccACCAAAGTGACCCCCACAATGCATTTTATGGCAAAAGGCCAAAATGCTTTGTTGCTCATCTTCAGGAACACATCTTCTAATCATTTGATCAGAATAATGTTTAAACAAATAAGGGTCATCCCAATAATAATGCCTACATCCTGATAGAAATCGCTTCTTTTCCTGCCAAGTTAAGTCAGTTCTCATAACACCACATGCCAAATAGTTAATAATGTCAGCATACCATGGCTCATGACTTACTACAAATAATTGTTCATCAGGAAAAGTctcattaattacttttttagaaCCAAGgttatcaaaattagaaatcaaccTTGAAAGGTGATCTGCTACTACATTTTCACTcccttttttatcttttatctcTATATCAAACTCTTGTAATAAGAGCACCCACCTAATAAGCCGTGGTTTAGCATTAGGCTTAGTTAGAAGATATCTCAAAGCTGCATGATCTGAAAGAACAATGACTTTAGATCCCACCAAGTAAGATCTAAATTTGTCTAGTGAATATACAAAAgctagaaattctttttcagttGTCGAATAGTTTACTTGAGAATCATCAAGAGTTTTGCTAGCATAATATATTACATGTAACACTTTATCAACTCTTTGGCCCAAGACCGCTCCTATAGCATAATCAGATGCATCACACATGATTTCAAAGGGAAGAGACCAATCAGGTGCCACAATAACCGGTGCACTAGttaatctttctttcaagATGTTAAAAGCAGATAAGAAtgcatcattaaaaataaagttaacatCTTTAGCCAGCAATTCAGTTAAAGGACgagcaattttagaaaagt
Coding sequences within:
- the LOC107261126 gene encoding uncharacterized protein LOC107261126; translation: MDLTKAGEERLLHLNELEEMRSETYENTKLYKERTKKQHDKSLLRKSFVPGMKVLLFNSRFKLFPGKLRSRWNGPFEVITVFNHGAVELRNIKTQEQFKVNGHCLKPYYEGKTYGHEVECMEAPPI